The sequence TAGAAACTTTGGGAAATAAAAAAGGAAGCTCTTTTCAAAGCTTCCTTGTGGTTAACTAAACACACATTAAAAAATTACGCGGCGTTCTGCCCCAATATAGAGTTGAGAATATATTTTAGATCGAAAAAGGTATAGGGTTTTTTAAAAAAACCGGTAGCTCCCAGTTCTATGGCTTTATTCTTAAAAAGCTCTGATTCGTAGGATGAAAATAAATAAATAGGGATATCATTAAATGCTCTGTGCTTCCTGATTTCTTTCAGATCTTCAAGCCAGAAAAAATCTGCTTTTACATTAGCTATAATAAGATCGGGAACTTCCTGCCTGTTTAAATCAAGATATACCTGATCTTTTAAAAGAAATTCTACAACCTGGCGACCTGTGTGCAACACGTCTACATTTATAGTGAGATCTATTTCTGCAATGGCATTTTGTAATAAGAACTGGTCGCCCGGATCATCTTCTACTATAAGCACTGAATACTTTTTTTCAGAATTCATCATTTGTTACTTTTTTTTATTTATGCTAACCAGGTGCTGTTCAGCGATCCCACAATATTCACCAAATCCTGAGCCCCGAAAGGCTTTGAATAATAATGGTCGCCACCCTGTTTAACAAAATCGGTTTTTTGAAACGTGTTAGAACTGTTGGTTAAAAATACGATAGGCACTCGTTCAAGACCATCTGCTCTCTTAATTAATTCAATTGTACTTTTGCCTGAAACGCTTAACATGTTCTGATCAAGAAAGATGAGATGCGGAAGCGCCGAACAATTATTGAAATATTGCAATGCTTCATCATCGTTGTAAACTGAATCTACAATAGCGTTTGGTACAACACTGTGAATTACTTTTCTTAAAAAAGTATGGTCTGTTTTGTCGTTTTCTACAATGGTTATGTAAAAAATTATATTTTTTGAAAGAGTGCTCATAGTTGGGTTACCTGATAGCTATCAAAATGTTACTGATTTAATTTAGTTAACTTCCATTTTAGTGAGATAATCAAGAAGGTCATTTTCAAGACGACGCAATCTTAAAGACTTTGGATGATACGAACGGAAGCTGTATTCAGGAAGTTCAGGGTGAATTAAACGGCAGAATTGTTTTACATTCCAATCGCCTATAGCTTCAAATTGCACACCTTCAAACACTTTCTTTAAGCGCATGTCAAAATCCGGGCCTGTAAAAAATAAACATACTTTCGGATTAATTATTTTAATCTCATCTAAAAGAATTTTATCTACTGAAGAAATAACTTTTTCGTACTTGCCGTAAGATTTGCCACCGTAAAGATCAAACTTACTCAGGTTAGTCCAGGCGCAGGAATGAGGTTCATTACCTAAGGCATTTTCCACCTTACGTGTTACATTCCAAAAAGTGGTAGAATCAAAACCTTTTCCTACTTCAAATTCCTCGTAAGTGTCCATTTGCTTCTGAATCTCATCAACGTGATAAGTCCAGCCGTTGGTTTCTTGTCCAACTATTAATAAAGGTTTCTTTTGTTTGCGGTAGTGTTGTGCAGGCGACATAAGGAAAGGTCCGGCAAGATCATCTCCCGGAAAAGTTCCTATTACATTTTTAAAATTAAGTTGTCTGTCCTGGTAAAGTTTTAGTAATTCTTCTTTCATGCCTGTGTGATTTAGCTTAGTTTTTTATAAAAAAGGACATTGTTTCTTCTATGACGGAAAAAGCGGTGCTTACCCCCAAAAAGAATTATGATCAAAATCAATTATTTTTTCAAAGGGCCCCCTACGCTATTGCCGAAAAAATTTAAGAAACTCTGAATCAGATGATTAGTAAGTGACTATTAAACTGGAAATTTAACCAACTCTTGTAAAAAATAATTCCGTAGGTTTAGATCAAAATAAAAACATGACGCTAAACACTGTAAAATCTTTGAAATTTGTTTTTTATTCCACTTTACTTTTTACATTAGTTGAGTGTAATCAGCAAACGCATGAAAGTGAAACGGAAGTCGGCACCGGAAGTCCTAAAGATATTCTTGAAGGAGTGATAGCCGAACCGGAGGATATTGTTTATGATCTAACATACATGGACACATTGCCCTGTAAAGATTGCGGCGGTATTAAAACCACTCTTAGACTTTCTACAAGCTCTAATAAATTCAGCCTCAAAGAAGAATTCTTAAAAACGGAAATCGCTCCAAATATCCAGCTGGGTAATTTTAATACGGAACGAGGCTTTGAAAAAGATGAAAACGCTACAGTTTATATTTTAAATGACGAGCTTCCTGACAGTGAACATCAGTATTTCGTAAGAGAAAGCGGAAAAGAAACCCTGCTAAAGCTTGACAATGAGAGGAAAAGAACCAACCCTACTCATTTTGTTTTAACCCAGGTTTCGGAATAAAAAAAACCGTCACTTGAGGGTGACGGTTCAAATAGTTTTAAATTTATTACATCGCAGCTAAATCCAGCTCGAAAGTATAACCAAACTTTTTCAGCATACGTAAATGCGAACTTAAAGCCTCTTTCATAGTATGTGAACACAAGTAGGGCACATCAAATTCAGCGGCTGTTTGTTCTACAATTTTTGAAATCTCAGGATAATGCACGTGGCAAATATTGGGAAACAAATGGTGTTCTACCTGGTAATTTAAGCCTCCCACGTACCATGACAATAATTTGTTTTCGCGCGCGAAGTTTACCGTAGTATTCATCTGATGCATTGCCCAGTCGTTCTCTACAATGTTAGCGCTGTTTGGTAAAGGAAAGTCTGCCTCTAAAACTGAATGTGCAAGTTGAAATACTACGCCCAGAATAAGCCCACCGATGGCGTGCATAATTAAAAAGCCTCCAATAATAAGCCCAAAAGAATATTCCTGCAAAGCTAAAGGAAGTACCAGCATGTACCCTACATAAAAGAGTTTCAGTGCGATCATGCTCCAGAAATAAAATTTATTTTCTTTCTCGCTGTAACGGTTTACGCCATTTTTACGGTATTTAAAATACTGGATCACATCTTTTGCCAGCACCCAGTAAAGGGTAAGAATCGAATAAAAGAAAAATACATACAAGAATTGGAACTTGTGGAACTTGCGGGCTTCTGAATGTGGTGAAAAACGAAGTACTAATTTTTCTTCGATATCGTCATCCATGCCATGAATATTTGTGTAAGTATGATGTAATACATTGTGCTGCATTTTCCAGTTAAAGACCATGCCCCCCATTAAATTTAAAGTATACCCTAACCACTTATTTACAGTTTGGTTTTTAGAATAAGCGCCATGGTTTGCATCGTGCATCACCGACATACCTATTCCCGCTTTTGCAAAGCCCATTATAGCGTAAAGACTTAACACGGCCCAGGGTTTCAGATGAAAGATTACCATTAAGGCGAGTGGCAGAAAAAAGGCCGACAATAAAATGATTGTCTTCATCACCATAGTTGCATTGGCATTCCTGGAAATGTTATTTTCCTTAAAATGGGCACTAACCCGTTTCTGTAATGTTGGGAAAAACGCTGATTTGTCCGCTGGAACAAACCGAGGATAGATTTTTTGTCCGTCTTTAGTCATAGTTTTTTACTTAGCACTCCAAAATACACCAAATTATGGAGATTACAAATTAATTTCGCCTAGAACTCAGTCTTTACGAGGTTTTCAAGGAATTAAAATGACGAACGCCGTTTAATTTTAACAAAATGCATGTACCAGGGTAGATGCAGCTAGTTAAATAAAATTTATATTTGATCGCTCTCTGCACTAATAGACCTCTTTTCAATAAAAATTATGGAAACAGCGCTTAAAAATTTGTATTACGCTTTAGGTGAAGCCTGTTATGCGGTTGCAATGGCGGATGGCGAAGTTCAGGTAGAAGAAAGAATACGACTGACAGAGATCCTTAAAAAGGAATTCAGCCAAAGTGCTGCAAAAGATATTGTTGAAACTGAAATTATTTTTGCGCTTTTAAATAAAGAACGCACAGATGCCGGTACTGCTATGGATTGGGCGATTAATGAAATAAAAACAAACTCACATTATTTCAGTACCGACTTAAAATGTCATTTCATTAGCACAATGATTAAGGTTGCAGATAGTTCTAAGTCTGTAGGTAGTGAGGAAAAAGCAATGTTGATGCGTTTTATAAACGAGGTGATCGATATTCACGAAGACAAGCTGTTGAGCCCGCCCACAGCAGATAAATAGACTAAAATGGTTTGCCGTGAGTCAGGCGGATAATTCTGCGAGCAAGTGAAGGTATAACCTGGAAGAGTCGGATAGTTATATTGGTTAAAGAGGAGTATTCAGACAATTTTTGAAAATGCCGGCTAAGTTTGATGCGCATGGCAAATTCCTTCTTCCAGAAATCAGAATAGCTTTTATCCAATTTATCTTTCGTGATGTTTCCAGAAAAATAATCGTCCAGCAGATTTGCTAAAACAAATGCCGAACGCAGTCCCATACTCATTCCGTTTCCGGTTACAGGCGCAATACTGCCAGCTGAATCTCCCAGGAAAAACTGCTCGGTAGTTAAGGGTTCTTTTATAAGAAAATTGATGCCGCTTACCGTGACAGGCTCTCTGAACAAAAAATCAGCATCTGTAAATATTTTTTTAAGGTTTACATTTTGCGAAAGTATTTTCTTTTCTAATTCAGGTATAGACTTATTCACTGCGTTTAACTCTTTAGCATTCACGATGTAACACAAGCAGGACTTATCTTCTTCAATAGCGGAGATGCCACAATATCCCCCAGGAAAATTATGGATTTCTATCAACCCGGCATCGCGTTTTAGTTTAATGTGGTATTTTATCCCAACATAAT is a genomic window of Sphingobacteriaceae bacterium containing:
- a CDS encoding acyl-CoA desaturase, yielding MTKDGQKIYPRFVPADKSAFFPTLQKRVSAHFKENNISRNANATMVMKTIILLSAFFLPLALMVIFHLKPWAVLSLYAIMGFAKAGIGMSVMHDANHGAYSKNQTVNKWLGYTLNLMGGMVFNWKMQHNVLHHTYTNIHGMDDDIEEKLVLRFSPHSEARKFHKFQFLYVFFFYSILTLYWVLAKDVIQYFKYRKNGVNRYSEKENKFYFWSMIALKLFYVGYMLVLPLALQEYSFGLIIGGFLIMHAIGGLILGVVFQLAHSVLEADFPLPNSANIVENDWAMHQMNTTVNFARENKLLSWYVGGLNYQVEHHLFPNICHVHYPEISKIVEQTAAEFDVPYLCSHTMKEALSSHLRMLKKFGYTFELDLAAM